From the Apus apus isolate bApuApu2 chromosome 4, bApuApu2.pri.cur, whole genome shotgun sequence genome, one window contains:
- the SGCB gene encoding beta-sarcoglycan isoform X1 yields MAAAAPEQQSSNGPVKKSMREKAVERRNVNKEHNSNFKAGYIPIDEDRLHKTGLRGRKGNLAICVIVLLFILAVINLVITLVIWAVIRIGPNGCDSMEFHESGLLRFKQVSDMGVIHPLYKSTVGGRRNEDLVITGNNQPIVFQQGTTKLSVEKDKTSITSDVGMEFVDPRTQNTLFSTDYETHEFHLPNGVKILNVQKASTERITSNATSDLNIKVDGRAIVRGNEGVFITGKTIEFRMGGNMELKAENSIILNGTVMVSPMRLPSSSYGEQFNNGNWLRFKLCMCADGTLFKVQVTGYNMGCQTSVNPCGATH; encoded by the exons atggcGGCGGCCGCCCCCGAGCAG CAAAGCTCCAACGGCCCGGTGAAGAAGTCTATGCGAGAGAAGGCTGTGGAACGCAGGAATGTTAACAAGGAGCACAACAGCAACTTCAAAGCGGGATACATTCCCATTGATGAAGACCGTCTCCATAAGACAGGCTTACGTGGCAGGAAAGGCAACTTGGCTATTTGTGTGAttgttcttctttttattttggctGTCATCAATCTCGTT atTACATTAGTTATCTGGGCAGTGATTCGAATCGGCCCCAATGGCTGTGACAGTATGGAGTTCCATGAGAGTGGCCTCTTGAGGTTTAAGCAAGTTTCTGACATGGGTGTCATACATCCATTATATAAAAGCACTGTAGGAGGCAGGCGTAATGAAGATTTGGTGATCACTGGAAACAATCAGCCT ATTGTATTTCAGCAAGGCACAACTAAGCTTAGCgtggaaaaagacaaaacatctATTACCAGTGATGTTGGGATGGAATTTGTTGACCCAAGGACACAAAATACCTTGTTCAGCACAGACTATGAAACTCACGAGTTCCATCTGCCGAATGGAGTTAAGATCTTGAATGTACAGAAAGCCTCTACAGAGAGG ATTACCAGCAATGCAACCAGTGATCTAAACATAAAGGTTGATGGCCGTGCTATTGTTCGTGGAAATGAAGGTGTTTTCATCACAGGCAAGACCATTGAGTTTCGAATGGGGGGTAACATGGAACTTAAAGCA GAAAACAGTATCATCCTGAATGGAACTGTGATGGTCAGCCCAATGAGACTGCCAAGTTCTTCTTACGGGGAACAGTTTAATAACGGCAACTGGCTGCGTTTCAAGCTCTGCATGTGTGCAGACGGGACACTGTTCAAGGTTCAGGTGACAGGTTATAACATGGGGTGCCAGACTTCTGTCAATCCGTGTGGAGCCACGCACTAG
- the SGCB gene encoding beta-sarcoglycan isoform X2 codes for MREKAVERRNVNKEHNSNFKAGYIPIDEDRLHKTGLRGRKGNLAICVIVLLFILAVINLVITLVIWAVIRIGPNGCDSMEFHESGLLRFKQVSDMGVIHPLYKSTVGGRRNEDLVITGNNQPIVFQQGTTKLSVEKDKTSITSDVGMEFVDPRTQNTLFSTDYETHEFHLPNGVKILNVQKASTERITSNATSDLNIKVDGRAIVRGNEGVFITGKTIEFRMGGNMELKAENSIILNGTVMVSPMRLPSSSYGEQFNNGNWLRFKLCMCADGTLFKVQVTGYNMGCQTSVNPCGATH; via the exons ATGCGAGAGAAGGCTGTGGAACGCAGGAATGTTAACAAGGAGCACAACAGCAACTTCAAAGCGGGATACATTCCCATTGATGAAGACCGTCTCCATAAGACAGGCTTACGTGGCAGGAAAGGCAACTTGGCTATTTGTGTGAttgttcttctttttattttggctGTCATCAATCTCGTT atTACATTAGTTATCTGGGCAGTGATTCGAATCGGCCCCAATGGCTGTGACAGTATGGAGTTCCATGAGAGTGGCCTCTTGAGGTTTAAGCAAGTTTCTGACATGGGTGTCATACATCCATTATATAAAAGCACTGTAGGAGGCAGGCGTAATGAAGATTTGGTGATCACTGGAAACAATCAGCCT ATTGTATTTCAGCAAGGCACAACTAAGCTTAGCgtggaaaaagacaaaacatctATTACCAGTGATGTTGGGATGGAATTTGTTGACCCAAGGACACAAAATACCTTGTTCAGCACAGACTATGAAACTCACGAGTTCCATCTGCCGAATGGAGTTAAGATCTTGAATGTACAGAAAGCCTCTACAGAGAGG ATTACCAGCAATGCAACCAGTGATCTAAACATAAAGGTTGATGGCCGTGCTATTGTTCGTGGAAATGAAGGTGTTTTCATCACAGGCAAGACCATTGAGTTTCGAATGGGGGGTAACATGGAACTTAAAGCA GAAAACAGTATCATCCTGAATGGAACTGTGATGGTCAGCCCAATGAGACTGCCAAGTTCTTCTTACGGGGAACAGTTTAATAACGGCAACTGGCTGCGTTTCAAGCTCTGCATGTGTGCAGACGGGACACTGTTCAAGGTTCAGGTGACAGGTTATAACATGGGGTGCCAGACTTCTGTCAATCCGTGTGGAGCCACGCACTAG
- the LRRC66 gene encoding leucine-rich repeat-containing protein 66 — protein MDNLHLSVIAVVLYFSLPGSVGIKSQQILLDTHNHSDCWWDWEFSVNCSFTGLSLIPEDVFQMAITADFSYNNIKTFLHTDKGNEEWMLKHLNLSNNLISELSLTTFRNLPILETLNLNDNAIHTLTLDIPMPAHGSQKYGKHSHLLPALKVLSVERNNLNTVPRGLGLLQSLHTVHFSSNGIRQIDLNDFQNCSQLKDIDLQNNKITEINPEAFRNLNKLQVVNLRGNALTTPLPQILISLNFFQLEVGLSNNAWIFNCRLNTFKHLFHFLFDSTRQTWSISYNQSANNSQKPLLYLSSFHLNCSNRVLLRTAVIPAEKKSVLECDLDNTRGNQVSWWTPRGKISKGNNLHHVTLDKVNNLVIHNAEKTAKGLYMCIFNTTKKKYLIYNIEVKEEVSTFLVRKARDTNAVLRQGRTEQDFALAVCLSVLITFACAFCLGAFARPYLGSLWRLMCRKKNSGSEHIYSNQAFSDETLSRECSASKATHTQRDLFISDGNSTRNTCVLPTETSALYENVTGSHVPAPNTEEYQKQSNNEINVKKKTAFSDIKTRISSDEDVNLSDNGLLSVRVDNKNSNEVMPRKLSSNDIALQKGSKFTNNEDSEKSRFPPKPKKLNADYCTNHTVSSYSDLSFMGETGFPFSTIPAHTVAEDSRNSKISSNSGLLQSESIKAAPDSPERKGIISHNEPMSTTKYMPGRQSCEQPGLNGNINTTSDVGDVILPSSCKRDTNIENLSVYQTIENSPLTEYDCKTEHTNERGTSADMFDDSSSDEGTPFTLSDCSSLADFELEEPDVSDNLPVCQSPPEEVNKNSGTEKFSTLPESPNIATELQHIGKNEDKKITINFGSDTSMPEIVSPYVDKCSDHINMSDSDTVSSSSQEVPDTLGYFTKEESTGQNSISNSLHNQSTDFSNMLLSLKDSPTYDTGRESTPEEAELQLYQWNHTEPQHSLSFSPTEQEGNTPEGSTDEHTERNSSEKNNSEGDITLRRNTSTSEDDDFIFAPIDIALNEIVKKTLLLRSSDESSLQSLPEQTAEKHFRVTSEKDDLLPEGKQVNTTKTCADKMQGGFNEKNRDGYMELEDTSNSSLPEETQSCNLMADLLHLHSSEKTQSVFNIDHFQLDQSDKDAHSFSVPQGFHENTPYSSFLEKTTGNIISKSTDSRKMDDDTTWTGLDNHSTTAASLQNSSEKLSQKGQTNVGQGQFFVKKKRAFDGFAHVLQSRRTDFSS, from the exons ATGGATAACCTTCACTTGAGTGTCATAGCTGTGGTCCTTTACTTTAGTCTTCCTGGATCAGTGGGGATCAAGTCACAGCAGATCCTTCTTGATACACATAACCATTCAGACTGCTGGTGGGATTGGGAGTTCTCAGTGAATTGTTCTTTTACTGGACTATCCCTGATTCCAGAAGATGTATTCCAAATGGCAATAACAGCTGATTTTAGTTACAACAACATTAAAACTTTTCTGCACACTGATAAAGGAAATGAAGAGTGGATGCTTAAACACCTGAATCTTAGTAACAACCTGATCTCTGAACTCTCCTTAACTACTTTTAGAAATTTGCCCATTTTAGAAACTCTCAATCTCAATGATAACGCCATCCACACCCTGACACTGGACATACCTATGCCTGCACATGGGTCTCAGAAGTATGGAAAACACTCTCACCTCCTGCCTGCTTTGAAAGTATTGTCAGTTGAAAGAAACAACCTTAATACAGTTCCAAGAG GACTAGGCCTGCTGCAGTCCTTACACACTGTCCATTTCTCATCCAATGGTATACGACAGATTGATCTGAATGATTTTCAGAACTGTTCACAGCTGAAGGATATCGACTTGCAAAACAACAAGATAACTGAAATTAATCCAGAAGCCTTCAGGAATCTCAACAAATTACAG GTTGTGAATCTCCGTGGAAATGCTCTAACAACCCCTTTACCACAGATACTAATCAGTCTGAACTTCTTTCAACTTGAAGTGGGCTTGTCAAATAATGCCTGGATATTTAACTGCAGACTAAATACtttcaaacatttatttcattttctttttgactcCACGAGGCAAACATGGAGCATTTCATACAATCAATCTGCCAACAACTCACAGAAACCTCTCCTGTATCTTTcaagttttcatttaaactgCAGCAACAGAGTTTTGCTCAGGACTGCTGTAATCCCAGCAGAGAAGAAGTCAGTGCTAGAGTGTGACTTGGACAACACAAGAG gtaATCAAGTCTCTTGGTGGACACCTAGGGGCAAAATTTCAAAAGGTAACAATCTTCATCATGTAACACTGGATAAAGTGAATAATTTAGTGATACACAATGCTGAGAAAACTGCTAAAGGTTTAtacatgtgtatttttaatacaacaaagaagaaatatctCATCTACAATATAGAGGTGAAAGAAGAGGTTTCAACATTTTTGGTTCGAAAAGCCCGGGACACTAATGCTGTTCTTAGACAAGGAAGAACAGAGCAAGACTTTGCGCTGGCCGTCTGCCTCTCAGTGCTCATTACGTTTGCTTGTGCTTTTTGTCTGGGTGCTTTTGCTAGACCCTACCTTGGGAGCCTGTGGAGACTCatgtgcaggaagaaaaattcaGGTTCAGAACATATTTACTCTAATCAAGCATTTTCAGACGAAACCTTGAGCAGAGAGTGCTCTGCAAGCAAAGCAACACATACGCAGCGTGATCTGTTCATTTCTGATGGGAATTCTACAAGAAACACGTGTGTTTTGCCTACAGAAACTTCTGCTTTGTATGAAAATGTTACTGGTAGCCATGTACCTGCACCAAATACTGAAGAATACCAGAAACAAAGCAATAATGAGAtcaatgtgaagaaaaaaacagcattttcagataTCAAAACTAGAATCAGCAGTGATGAAGATGTAAACTTGAGTGATAATGGACTACTTTCTGTAAGGGTAGATAACAAGAACAGCAATGAAGTCATGCCAAGAAAATTATCAAGTAATGACATTGCATTACAGAAAGGTTCAAAATTTACAAATAACGAAGACTCGGAGAAGAGCAGATTCCCTCCCAAACCCAAGAAACTGAATGCTGACTATTGCACAAATCACACTGTCTCTTCATATTCAGATTTATCCTTCATGGGAGAAACTGGCTTTCCATTTTCCACAATACCAGCACATACAGTTGCAGAAGATTCTAGGAATAGCAAGATCAGCAGCAACTCTGGTCTGCTGCAGTCTGAAAGCATAAAGGCTGCACCAGATTCTCCTGAAAGAAAAGGTATAATTTCACATAACGAACCCATGAGCACTACAAAATATATGCCTGGAAGACAAAGCTGTGAACAACCTGGTTTAAATGGCAACATAAATACAACCAGTGATGTGGGAGATGTTATTTTACCCAGTAGCTGCAAGAGAGACACAAATATTGAGAATTTAAGCGTCTACCAAACAATAGAAAACTCTCCTCTTACAGAGTATGACTGTAAAACTGAACATACAAATGAAAGAGGTACTTCAGCAGATATGTTTGACGATAGTTCTTCAGATGAAGGGACTCCATTCACATTGAGTGACTGTAGTTCTTTAGCAGACTTTGAACTGGAAGAACCTGATGTTAGTGACAACCTGCCAGTCTGTCAGTCACCACCAGAGGAAGTCAATAAGAACAGTGGAACTGAGAAGTTCTCAACACTGCCAGAGTCTCCAAACATTGCTACTGAGCTTCAGCATAttggaaaaaatgaagacaagaaAATCACTATTAATTTTGGGTCAGATACCAGCATGCCCGAAATAGTATCACCTTACGTTGATAAATGTAGTGATCACATAAATATGTCAGATTCAGACACAGTTAGTTCTTCAAGTCAAGAAGTTCCTGATACACTTGGTTATTTTACTAAAGAAGAGTCAACAGGACAAAACTCTATTTCTAATTCCCTCCACAATCAAAGTACAGACTTCAGTAACATGTTACTTTCATTAAAAGATTCTCCCACATATGATACAGGTAGAGAGAGCACTCCTGAAGAGGCTGAACTGCAGCTCTATCAGTGGAACCACACTGAACCTCAGCATTCCCTCAGCTTCAGTCCCACTGAACAAGAAGGAAACACACCAGAGGGAAGTACAGATGAACACACAGAAAGGAACTCCTCTGAAAAGAATAATAGTGAAGGAGACAttacattaagaagaaatacaagtaCATCTGAGGatgatgattttatttttgctccCATTGATATTGCTTTGAATGAAATTGTGAAGAAAACATTGCTATTGCGTTCTAGCGATGAATCATCTCTTCAGTCCCTGCCTGAACAGacagctgaaaaacattttagagtTACTTCAGAGAAAGATGACTTGCTACCAGAGGGGAAGCAGGTGAACACAACTAAGACTTGTGCAGATAAAATGCAAGGAGGTTTTAATGAGAAAAACCGTGATGGATACATGGAATTAGAGGATACCAGCAACTCTAGTCTGCCTGAAGAAACACAGTCTTGCAATCTCATGGCAGATTTGCTGCATCTTCACTCTTCTGAGAAAACACAATCAGTTTTCAACATAGATCATTTCCAGCTGGATCAGAGTGACAAAGATGCACATTCCTTCTCAGTGCCACAAGGCTTCCATGAGAACACACCATACAGTTCATTCTTAGAAAAGACTACAGGAAATATAATCTCCAAAAGCACCGATTCCAGAAAGATGGATGACGACACTACTTGGACTGGACTGGACAACCATTccaccacagcagccagccTCCAAAATTCAAGTGAAAAACTCAGTCAGAAGGGTCAGACCAATGTAGGACAGGGACAGTTTTTTGTTAAGAAGAAAAGAGCATTTGATGGATTTGCTCATGTTTTACAAAGCAGGAGAACAGACTTCAGCAGTTGA